The segment CTGGGTAAAACTGGCGGTAACAAGAGCCCGTTTGAGCAATACACCGGCAGTTTTCTGGCTGGATAAAAACCGTGCACACGATGCGGAATTGATTACGAAAGTAGAATTGTATTTAAAAGACCACGATACTTCCGGATTGGACATTCGCATTCTTTCTCCGAGCGAAGCAACACTTTTCTCTTTGGAGCGCATCGTAAAAGGGTTGGATACGATTTCCGTTACAGGAAATGTTTTGCGTGATTACAACACGGACCTTTTCCCTATTCTGGAGGTCGGTACTTCTGCAAAAATGCTTTCCATTGTTCCGTTGATGAACGGCGGAGGATTGTTTGAAACAGGTGCGGGAGGTTCTGCCCCTAAACACGTGGAGCAATTCCTGGAAGAAGGTTACCTGCGTTGGGATTCCCTGGGAGAATTCCTGGCATTGGCGGTTTCTTTCGAGCATATGTTCAACACAACCGGGAATAAAAAAGCAAAAGTATTGGCTGAAACCCTGGATGCTGCTACCGAAAAATTCCTGGAGAATGATAAATCTCCTGCAAGAAAAGTAGGAGAAATTGATAACCGCGGAAGCCACTTCTTCCTGACATTGTACTGGGCACAGGCATTGGCCGCTCAGGATAATGATGCCGAACTGAAAGCGAAATTTACACCGGTCGCTGAGGCTTTAACAAAAAATGAAGACAAGATCAACAGCGAATTGATCGGAGCTCAGGGAAGCAAAGTAAACATCGGAGGATATTACAAACCAACGGCTGAATTGGTTACAAAAGCAATGAGACCAAGCGAGACATTGAATCACATCATCGATTCGATTTAATCGCAATCAAAAATACAGGGAAAGGTATTTGTCGAAAGGCAGATACCTTTTTTAGTTTGCTACGAAATCCGGGAAGCTACTTCAGATCAGTTCAACTTACAGCTGACCTCTCCGGCACTCAGTTTCTCACAAGCCTGTTCTGCCTGTTTTTTCGCAGAGGTCATTTCAATATGATATCCATCCGAGCATTCGCATACTCTTGTTTTCGCACAAGACAGTACTACCAGGGAAGAAAGCGCAAATAAGATCAATCGGATGTTCATCGTAAAGTATTTTACCCGAAGATAAGAAAAAAGGAAATTCAATAAATCTGTATTTTATAAATACCTTTGTTCTTTACAACGAATTCGGGTCTTTTTAATGCGCTTTACACCATTTATTACAGGTCACTTTTTGAGAATGCTTAGCTTTCTTGTTAGTTCATCCGTCATAGTTTCCTGCTCTGCCATCAAACCTGAAAAACCGGTTGCATCGGTAGCTGAAACTCCGCCGCCCGTTGCGAATACGATTAACAGTATCGTAGTTCCGGTAGAAATTAACTTGAGTACTTATTTAAAAGACGCCGACAAATCGGTTCCTGCAATTACTTCCGGATCGGATAAGCCTTGCAGCGGCATTCGGTATGATTACGAGTTCCAAAAGGATTCCTTCAATATTTCAACGGTCAACAACCGCATCCAGTCAGAATTGTACGGCTCTTACTGGATCAAAATGGAATATTGTGCGGCCTGTTCGGATTTGTTGGCTGCAAAACCGGTTTGTCTTACTCCGCTTATCCCTTTTTCATGTGGGATAGACGAAACAAAACCTTCTTTGAGAATCCGCCTTGCTACCGAATTGAATATCCACGAAGATTACGGTTTAAGTACCAAAACGACCATCCATGAACTGAAAGCGCTAAATCCATGTGAAGTGACCCTTTTCCGGTTTGATGCAACGGATGAAGTGATTAAAGAGGTACGAAAAACGGTGGAAAAACAATGTATCGCAACCGACAAGGAACTGGGAAAAATTTCCTTCAAAAAAGATGCGGAAGATTTGTGGCAAAGCATGAACCAGTCGGTCAAAATTCCCTATCTCGGGTACATTCATTTTGAGCCTACTGCGCTTTCACTGGTAAAACCCCGGTTGGAACAGAACAAATTGTATACAACCCTGGTGTTGAATTGCCGGACCTATCTGAACCAGGATCCGGCTAAAAGTCCTGCTACAGCACTTCCGAAATTAAACAGCATTCCCACTGCGCCCAAAGACACTTTCGACCTTTTCACAGATTTCGAATTAAATTACGATTCCCTTTCCAAACTCTTCACCGAACAGGTAAAAGGGCAAACCATCGATTTCAATAAAAACCACTTTGTATTTGATGGTGTGGATGTCAGCGGACTGGACAAGAACAGGTTGATGCTTGGTATCCATTTCAGCGGAACAAAAAAGGGAATTCTATACCTGGAGGGTGTGCCTGTATTTGACAATACTACCAAAATACTGGAACTGAGTGACCTCGAATACGATCTCAAGACTAAAAGTGTGCTGCTGAAAAGTGCTAAATGGCTGTTTTCAAACCGGATATCCTCGGAACTGGAAAAAGCAACCAGGCTGAACATGAACTCGCAGTTCAATGACCTCAAAAAAATGATCGATAAAAACCTTCAGCAGAAAACCGGTGATATCGTCTTGTCAGGAAAAACCCACGATGTGAGCGTTGTTCATATTTTCCCAACGCTCGAACATTTGTACCTGAGAACCTGTCTGAAGGCGCAACTGAATGTTAAACAATAACTAAAAAATACATTTAAGACGCTCATTCATCCCATTCAGACAGTCAAAAAAATGCTGTTTTTTCAAAATTCAGGAAAAAACTATCTTTGTAGCCAATGAAATACACTCTCCTAATAGTTTTTTCGTTTATTCTTGCGCAAGTGTTCGGACAACAGGTTCTCGAAAGCTCAGATGCTATTTCTGACTGTACGGGAGCAACTACGA is part of the Fluviicola sp. genome and harbors:
- a CDS encoding DUF4403 family protein, which produces MLSFLVSSSVIVSCSAIKPEKPVASVAETPPPVANTINSIVVPVEINLSTYLKDADKSVPAITSGSDKPCSGIRYDYEFQKDSFNISTVNNRIQSELYGSYWIKMEYCAACSDLLAAKPVCLTPLIPFSCGIDETKPSLRIRLATELNIHEDYGLSTKTTIHELKALNPCEVTLFRFDATDEVIKEVRKTVEKQCIATDKELGKISFKKDAEDLWQSMNQSVKIPYLGYIHFEPTALSLVKPRLEQNKLYTTLVLNCRTYLNQDPAKSPATALPKLNSIPTAPKDTFDLFTDFELNYDSLSKLFTEQVKGQTIDFNKNHFVFDGVDVSGLDKNRLMLGIHFSGTKKGILYLEGVPVFDNTTKILELSDLEYDLKTKSVLLKSAKWLFSNRISSELEKATRLNMNSQFNDLKKMIDKNLQQKTGDIVLSGKTHDVSVVHIFPTLEHLYLRTCLKAQLNVKQ